In Bradyrhizobium guangzhouense, the DNA window CTACCACACTTATCAATTGATATGGTGGCGTCGGTGCATCAAATATTTGACCGACGTGCGCCCGACTGCTCACACGTCACTTGCAAGGAATTCCGCATGCGACCCGAATCACAGTCTGTTCTTGCCAATGCACGTGATCAATGCGCTGTACAATCGACCGCAGAAATGCAGCACGGTCAGTGCGTCCTCTCCTTTAGCGTGGAAGGGCGTGATCGGCTCGCTGACACGATCATCCGGCGCGCAGGTTCCACATTCCACCGATGTGCCACGCCGATTGGCCACGACGGAGTCGCTCGCGCGCTGTTGGTGAACACCGCCTCAGTAGCGGTTTCGAGCACATTGGTTTGGCGTTGCGGTTTCCGATACTCCGGCGGGAGGACGTTCTGCTGCCCTTTTCAATCGAAAGGACGCATTGCCTGGATTGAGGAGGGAGCGCCTATCTCGAGTGGCTATGAGGCTTCATCTGCTGCGGAGTTCGCCGTAATCGAAGCGCGACCTATGACTGAGCAGATCGCGAAATGCGGCCGAGTGGTTCGATCGTGAAAGACCACAATCAGCTCAGGAGGAGCGCCTGCTGGCGCAACCACTGTCTTTGCTTTTAGGTTCGGGCACTGCCGCCGCTCGTGACGCAGCTAAGTTAGCTGCCGATGGCGCCGTCCGATCATCGATCTGGCGGCGGGTGAAGTGATCATCGATCCACCATCATCGGCCCGCGAGGGGGCAATTGCCGCCATCAAGGCCAAGATAAACCGCTATACGGATGCCATCGGCCTGACGCCGCTTCGCAGCGCCGTTGCCGAAAAGCTGTCATCGGAAACCGGCATCGGCTGGCATTTGAACGATATCGTTATAACTGCTGACCTGCCACTGAATGTTCATCCAGCGGCAGTTAGAGTCTCGAAGCGGATGCAAAACAAGGGCTGCTCAATGTTGCGTTGGCTCTGCTGGATCCGGGTGACGAGGCCATCGCCATTCGTCCCTGCCGGCCGACATTCCCGTCCCAGGTTCTTCTCGCTGGCGCAAAACCCGTGTTCGTTGATGCCCGCCCGCCCCGATATAATTCCGATATTGACGCAATCCGCGCCGCTGGTACACCGCGCACGAAATCCATTATCGTCAACTCGCCCAACAATCCTACTGGTGCAGTCTATGATCGAAGTACCCTTCGAGCTATCGGAGGCCTCGCATCAACTACCAGTTATGGATCTTTTCCGACGAATGCTATTCCAGCTTCGTATTCACTCGTGAGCGCCATGAATCGATTGTCATGGCGCAGCCCGGCGTACGTTCACGGACGATCCTGGTCAACGCTTTCTCCAAGGAACTGGCGATCACTCGCTGGCGACTGGGCTATTTAGCAGCCCCCCGGAGATCGTTTCTGCGGCCAGGAAGTTGCAGGGACATATGACCTCGAACGCCAATGTGATCGCGCAGCACGCGATCATGCACCACCTCAAAATCCATGACGGCTGCTCTGA includes these proteins:
- a CDS encoding aminotransferase class I/II-fold pyridoxal phosphate-dependent enzyme, whose protein sequence is MFSDECYSSFVFTRERHESIVMAQPGVRSRTILVNAFSKELAITRWRLGYLAAPRRSFLRPGSCRDI